GAGAACGAGCAGACATCGAACGATTAATTTCTATTTCTCGTTATCGTGGAATTCGTCATCAAGATGGATCGCCCTTACGCGGTCAACGAACTCATACTAATGCAAGGACTTTTCGCAAGAAAAATTCGGAAATGAAAGAAGGCTACCGAAAGCCCCTTGGTACTTGTCTGATCAATCACACTGTGAAAtagttcactttttttttttcgttcgATGTCTTTCACCGGTTACTAATCACGTATACCCATAGTAGGCCCCCTTCGCCACTCCACGTCTGGCTCGGCTTGGTCTCGCCCCTTCGCCCGCCTATCGTATCGGATCGGCTTCGTCCGTCAAGCGACCGCTTCTTCCTCTATAGGTTTTCGCTATCGTGGTAGTTGTCTCTATGTAGTCGTCGGCCTTCGTTAAGCTTTCTCGCCAGAAGCGACTAGTCGCTTCCCGAATGCCTCTTGTACTAATGTGTATGGTCTAGTCTTTCCAATGCCTCCTTCCTTGCCGCCAACGCACGCTAGACAGAGAGTAAGCAAGCTACCTTGCTTGCATTGTATCTCGTTAAACGGTAGCTTCCGCGCCCTTCCTGCCTGCTGAAATTGATGTGAATGATCCTGTCTTCGACATCCTATTCagtcttattatatattttctttttgttctgtctctgttttctttttcggattCCGAGGATGAGCCGGCCGATCCTAACATCATTTATGAGGAGCCGGACGACGAAGCCTCCCTCCTCAGAGAAAAAGATGTCTCCGACGCGACCGGACTTCAACCAActatttggatttttgaggcggGTTCGGTCAGGAGGGAAAAAGAGATATGCTGCTTTCGATCAGTCCCAAGCGGATACACCCCTACTTTCACAGTCTGCTTACTGAGGAAGAGATGCGGAAGGACCCGGGGCCAGAGCAAGTTGGGTTGGGGTATAGAGCCGTAAGCGCGTGGGAGGTGACAGAGGACGTGCTCGTACGGTTCATAGTGGGGTATGATATTCCCGTGGATTGTTGGGAACTTGAAGTCCTCTATATTCGAAATATGCCTTTCTAGGA
The sequence above is a segment of the Dioscorea cayenensis subsp. rotundata cultivar TDr96_F1 unplaced genomic scaffold, TDr96_F1_v2_PseudoChromosome.rev07_lg8_w22 25.fasta BLBR01000062.1, whole genome shotgun sequence genome. Coding sequences within it:
- the LOC120253353 gene encoding ribosomal protein S13, mitochondrial-like; translated protein: MDGIGPKKAIQVRYRLGISGNIKMNELTKYQIDQIEQMIGQDHVVHWELKRGERADIERLISISRYRGIRHQDGSPLRGQRTHTNARTFRKKNSEMKEGYRKPLGTCLINHTVK